TCATGGCAAAAGATACAATGGTAATGAAGCTAAAAACTTAGGATTAGTTGATAAGCTTGGAAATAAAAATAAGGCTATTGAATTGGCTGCTTCAAAAGCTAATGTAACCAATTACACTTCTGTCAATTATCCTAAATCCAAAAAAAGCTTAACTGAAACTTTAAGTGAAAATAAGATTTTCAATTTAGAGTTTTAGACTATTTTTTAATTAAAAAGCAAAAATTATTCTATTTCTTCTTAACCATGTTTTCTATTTAAATAGGAATATTTATATAGTAACGAACAATAATATATAAAATAAATTTATAAAAGTTAAAGATTTTTATGAATTTATAATCACAATTTAACTATAAACAAAATAAAACTTAAATAATTATTAAACAAGGTGATATAATGGCACACAAAATAGAAGTATTTACCTCACCAACCTGTCCACATTGTCCAGGTGCTGTAAAAGTTGTTGAAGAAGCAAAAGCAAAATTAGGAGATGAAATCGAAGTTCAAATCCTCAGTATTGCTGATCCTGCTAACAGAGACTTAGCTATTGATTATGGAGTTCACGCAGTCCCTGCAATTGCAATCAACAATTCATTAGCATTTATTGGTGCTCCAACTCTCGAAGAATTATTAGAAAGATTAGAATAATTGCAAAAACAATTTTCTAATATTTTTCTTTT
The sequence above is drawn from the Methanobrevibacter ruminantium genome and encodes:
- a CDS encoding MJ0307 family thioredoxin — its product is MAHKIEVFTSPTCPHCPGAVKVVEEAKAKLGDEIEVQILSIADPANRDLAIDYGVHAVPAIAINNSLAFIGAPTLEELLERLE